The following are encoded together in the Arthrobacter sp. Y-9 genome:
- a CDS encoding heme-binding protein, translating to MAISKSNIKVLSAAAAALLLTGGVTAAANAGQASQPAAAPAAETAKRLPTADIPAGEGTTVSQNRISATASAKAVQAALAKCVGDKLPFVSVTVVDRFGTVQAVLRGDNAAQHTLEASKQKAYTAAAFGAPTSELAGRISGNGKPSIADLPGTLFLAGGVPLKVNGVSVAGIGVGGAPDGALDEACATAGAEAILGR from the coding sequence ATGGCCATCAGCAAGAGCAACATCAAGGTCCTCTCCGCAGCGGCGGCGGCGCTCCTCCTGACCGGCGGCGTCACCGCGGCCGCCAATGCCGGGCAGGCGTCTCAGCCTGCGGCCGCGCCCGCCGCGGAGACCGCCAAGCGTCTTCCCACGGCGGACATCCCGGCCGGCGAGGGCACCACGGTCTCGCAGAACCGGATCTCCGCGACCGCCTCCGCCAAGGCCGTCCAGGCCGCTCTGGCAAAGTGCGTGGGGGACAAGCTCCCGTTCGTCTCCGTCACGGTCGTGGACCGTTTCGGCACCGTCCAGGCGGTCCTCCGTGGCGACAACGCCGCGCAGCACACCCTCGAGGCCTCGAAGCAGAAGGCCTACACCGCGGCGGCCTTCGGCGCCCCCACGAGTGAGCTGGCCGGACGGATCAGCGGCAACGGCAAGCCCTCCATCGCCGATCTGCCCGGCACCCTGTTCCTGGCCGGCGGCGTCCCGCTCAAGGTCAACGGCGTGTCCGTGGCGGGCATCGGCGTCGGCGGCGCGCCCGACGGCGCCCTGGACGAGGCGTGCGCCACGGCCGGCGCCGAGGCGATCCTGGGCCGCTAG
- a CDS encoding ankyrin repeat domain-containing protein → MEAMPTRGAVLKGSLAVLAAGLLAACAPGSAPGSAQPGPAQPSDDGAAPSARTSPPASSPAQRGSPAAESGSTPSPTGLDPRARAAARARLTEAQRARLDQDLIRAAKRNDPAEVKRLIEQGGDVNAKDSIQDSAFLYAGAEGFNDVLRLTLAAGADVRSTNRFGGTALIPACEHGHVETIRILIAAGVPVNHVNRLGWTGMQEAILLNAGGPRQQEAVRLLLAAGADPGIRDPQGRTALDNARRMGFTEIVRILESHRP, encoded by the coding sequence ATGGAGGCCATGCCGACGCGTGGCGCAGTGCTGAAGGGGAGCCTGGCGGTCCTTGCCGCCGGGCTCCTCGCCGCCTGCGCGCCCGGTTCCGCTCCGGGTTCCGCTCAGCCGGGACCAGCTCAGCCGTCCGACGACGGCGCCGCACCCTCCGCGCGGACCTCGCCGCCGGCGTCGTCCCCGGCACAGCGCGGCTCACCCGCCGCGGAAAGCGGCAGCACGCCGTCGCCCACCGGACTGGACCCCCGGGCGCGAGCCGCCGCCCGGGCCCGCCTGACCGAGGCACAAAGGGCCCGGCTGGATCAGGACCTCATCCGCGCCGCGAAGCGGAACGACCCCGCCGAGGTGAAGCGGCTCATCGAGCAGGGCGGCGACGTCAACGCCAAGGATTCGATCCAGGATTCCGCCTTCCTCTACGCCGGGGCGGAAGGGTTCAACGACGTCCTGCGGCTCACGCTGGCAGCGGGCGCGGACGTGCGGAGCACCAACCGTTTCGGCGGGACCGCGCTCATCCCGGCTTGCGAGCACGGACACGTCGAGACGATCCGGATCCTGATCGCGGCCGGAGTTCCCGTGAACCACGTGAACCGTCTCGGCTGGACCGGGATGCAGGAGGCGATCCTCCTGAACGCCGGCGGCCCCCGCCAGCAGGAGGCGGTCCGGCTGCTCCTGGCCGCGGGTGCGGACCCCGGCATCCGGGACCCGCAGGGCCGCACGGCGCTCGACAACGCCCGACGGATGGGCTTCACGGAGATCGTGCGGATCCTCGAATCGCATCGTCCCTGA
- a CDS encoding LacI family DNA-binding transcriptional regulator, protein MALGKGATIRDVARRAGVSITAVSHSLNGKGTISEETRARVKAAADELGYQADAFARGMRQGSIGAIGLVMRSLDALGDYTPAGVDVFERFAGILSSRALARGLSLTLVPDLTRSPVPPLAFSMDGYVIMSPNAQDPVIDLLDRRGIPYVCYGKLLDKPDFTRWSSEDDPLAARQILAHFEAAGAREVVLVSGTDRNAWNADFLQEYLAWCERHGVTPRVYEQSERSGLDGGRDAGLRILADGVPEAVFCMTGRHAAGVQQEILAAGLTVPGDVMIAAASDSEHARSSRPAITAFELNPAGTADLLLDMLQELLKTGETVGPRLTRARLRPRASTRKE, encoded by the coding sequence GTGGCGCTTGGCAAAGGAGCGACGATCCGGGATGTGGCGCGCCGCGCGGGGGTGTCCATCACCGCCGTCTCGCACTCGCTGAACGGCAAAGGGACCATCAGCGAGGAGACCCGGGCCCGGGTGAAGGCGGCCGCGGACGAACTCGGCTACCAGGCGGACGCCTTCGCCCGCGGAATGCGCCAGGGCAGCATCGGCGCGATCGGCCTCGTGATGCGCTCCCTGGACGCCCTGGGCGATTACACCCCGGCCGGCGTCGACGTGTTCGAGCGCTTCGCGGGGATCCTGTCCTCGCGGGCGCTGGCCCGCGGGCTCAGTCTCACGCTCGTGCCGGACCTGACCCGCAGTCCTGTGCCGCCGCTGGCGTTCTCGATGGACGGGTACGTCATCATGAGCCCCAATGCCCAGGACCCCGTGATCGACCTCCTGGACCGGCGCGGCATCCCCTACGTCTGCTACGGCAAGCTCCTGGACAAGCCGGACTTCACGCGCTGGTCCTCGGAGGACGACCCCCTCGCCGCCCGGCAGATCCTTGCGCACTTCGAAGCAGCAGGAGCCCGCGAGGTGGTGCTCGTCTCCGGAACGGACCGGAACGCCTGGAACGCAGACTTCCTCCAGGAGTACCTGGCGTGGTGCGAGCGCCACGGGGTCACGCCACGGGTCTACGAACAGTCGGAGCGCTCCGGGCTCGACGGCGGCCGCGACGCCGGGCTGCGCATTCTCGCGGACGGCGTCCCCGAGGCCGTGTTCTGCATGACCGGGCGGCACGCGGCGGGGGTGCAGCAGGAGATCCTGGCGGCCGGGCTGACCGTGCCGGGCGACGTGATGATCGCCGCCGCGTCGGATTCCGAGCACGCCCGCTCGAGCCGCCCCGCCATCACGGCCTTCGAACTCAACCCCGCCGGCACCGCGGACCTGCTCCTGGACATGCTGCAGGAACTGCTCAAGACCGGCGAGACCGTGGGTCCCCGCCTCACGCGGGCCAGGCTTCGCCCGCGCGCGTCGACGAGGAAGGAGTAG
- a CDS encoding C45 family peptidase has translation MKLFTATSTTQDPAVRGRELGLEFGDRFEDVAGLYLEHFAALKIPAETVRRIAETSHAALADWAPGLAAEAEAIAAAAGLELWQLAAVGARTEILAAAPPRAEGECSTAVLTGEDRAPETLQTWDWHEFLVPDGLLLDLTSPAGRRVKLFTEFGTAAKIGVNDAGLGLHFNILSHRSDSDQGGVPVHAIARRILEEAATLEEAQDIAASATVSASTVFTVFDFHDGDSRAVSLELAPAGLGVVRPGEDGWLFHTNHFLDHDLFQGDTMPADSSTAERYQHLDAVRGTLAGLAPVERARAACGGEGSAAPICMSPDTAKPVIDQWGTLLTIGVDVEHFALDYFAGRPDEAAVHGLARF, from the coding sequence ATGAAGCTCTTCACCGCCACTTCCACCACGCAGGACCCGGCTGTCCGCGGCCGTGAACTCGGGCTGGAATTCGGCGACCGTTTCGAGGACGTGGCCGGTCTGTACCTCGAGCACTTCGCGGCGCTGAAGATCCCTGCGGAGACCGTCCGGCGTATCGCCGAGACGAGCCACGCGGCACTGGCCGACTGGGCTCCGGGCCTGGCCGCGGAGGCGGAGGCCATCGCCGCGGCCGCCGGCCTCGAACTCTGGCAGCTCGCCGCCGTCGGCGCCCGCACCGAGATCCTTGCGGCCGCGCCGCCTCGTGCCGAGGGTGAATGCTCCACCGCGGTCCTCACCGGCGAGGACCGCGCCCCGGAGACCCTGCAGACGTGGGACTGGCACGAATTCCTGGTGCCGGACGGGCTGCTGCTGGACCTGACCAGCCCGGCCGGCCGCAGGGTCAAGCTGTTCACCGAGTTCGGCACCGCAGCGAAGATCGGGGTCAACGACGCCGGGCTCGGCCTGCACTTCAACATCCTGTCCCACCGCAGCGACTCCGATCAGGGCGGTGTTCCGGTCCACGCGATCGCCCGCCGCATCCTGGAGGAGGCCGCGACCTTGGAGGAGGCGCAAGACATCGCGGCGAGCGCCACTGTCAGCGCCTCCACCGTCTTCACCGTCTTCGACTTCCACGACGGCGACTCCCGCGCCGTGAGCCTCGAACTCGCCCCGGCAGGCCTCGGCGTCGTCCGGCCTGGCGAGGACGGCTGGCTCTTCCACACCAACCACTTCCTCGATCACGACCTCTTCCAGGGCGACACCATGCCCGCCGACTCCTCCACGGCCGAGCGCTATCAGCACCTCGACGCCGTCCGGGGAACCCTCGCAGGCCTGGCACCCGTCGAGCGCGCCCGCGCAGCCTGCGGAGGCGAAGGGTCCGCCGCTCCCATCTGCATGTCCCCGGACACCGCCAAGCCCGTCATCGATCAGTGGGGCACCCTGCTGACGATCGGCGTCGACGTCGAGCACTTCGCTCTCGACTACTTCGCAGGCCGCCCGGACGAAGCCGCCGTTCACGGCCTTGCGCGCTTCTGA
- a CDS encoding MFS transporter: MSHTQSSPAVAPAPQDAPTLGTQATTALRTFFISGFGTALEFYDFIVYGLAAALVFPTLFFPAADRLTGTLVAFAAFGAGFIVRPLGGIVVGHFGDRIGRKSMLVMTLLLMGGSTFLIGCLPTYQNVGLLAPVLLVILRLVQGFAAGGEWGGASLFGIENSPENRRGLWGSFTSTGIGIGSLFGTGVFTVMTLLPESELTAWAWRVPFWLGGLLVLVGLIARTRMPHETVNKESAPRVPLLAAIRRHPKQMLLAIGVAFGYNTIAYIGSLFTVTYTEERGYTDTQSLLFQVAGSFAFMLAAPFMGLLSDRIGRKKVIAGGAVIYAVFFFLFFGMVDSRVAFLATVAFILVNVFMAMPQGCIPAFLGEQFSKESRYSSISATYQTGAALGGGTAASIATALFIAFNRGSLGIALYSGAACLVLALCVLGLRETYKVRTKDLGEKPEDVRA, encoded by the coding sequence ATGTCCCACACCCAGTCCTCGCCGGCCGTCGCCCCGGCGCCGCAGGATGCCCCGACGCTGGGCACCCAGGCCACCACTGCGCTGCGCACCTTCTTCATCTCCGGCTTCGGCACGGCACTGGAGTTCTACGACTTCATCGTCTACGGCCTCGCCGCCGCCCTCGTGTTCCCCACACTCTTCTTCCCGGCCGCGGACCGCCTGACGGGGACGCTGGTGGCCTTCGCCGCGTTCGGCGCCGGGTTCATCGTGCGGCCCCTCGGCGGCATCGTGGTGGGTCACTTCGGTGACCGCATCGGCCGCAAGTCCATGCTCGTCATGACCCTGCTCCTGATGGGCGGCAGCACCTTCCTCATCGGCTGCCTCCCGACGTACCAGAACGTCGGTCTGCTGGCTCCGGTGCTGCTGGTGATCCTGCGCCTGGTGCAGGGCTTCGCGGCCGGTGGTGAATGGGGTGGGGCATCACTCTTCGGCATCGAGAACTCGCCCGAGAACCGCCGCGGCCTCTGGGGCAGCTTCACGAGCACGGGCATCGGCATCGGCAGCCTCTTCGGCACGGGTGTCTTCACGGTGATGACGCTCCTGCCGGAGTCCGAGCTCACCGCCTGGGCCTGGCGTGTGCCGTTCTGGCTGGGCGGTCTCCTGGTGCTCGTGGGCCTGATCGCCCGCACCCGCATGCCGCACGAGACGGTGAACAAGGAGAGCGCTCCGCGCGTGCCGCTCCTGGCGGCCATCCGGAGGCACCCGAAGCAGATGCTCCTGGCGATCGGCGTCGCGTTCGGCTACAACACCATCGCGTACATCGGCTCCCTGTTCACCGTCACCTACACCGAGGAACGCGGTTACACGGACACCCAGTCACTGCTGTTCCAGGTGGCCGGCTCATTCGCCTTCATGCTCGCAGCTCCCTTCATGGGTCTGCTCTCGGACAGGATCGGACGCAAGAAGGTGATCGCCGGCGGCGCCGTGATCTACGCGGTGTTCTTCTTCCTCTTCTTCGGCATGGTGGACAGCCGCGTCGCGTTCCTCGCGACCGTGGCCTTCATCCTGGTGAACGTGTTCATGGCCATGCCGCAGGGCTGCATCCCGGCGTTCCTGGGTGAGCAGTTCTCCAAGGAGAGCCGTTACTCGTCCATCTCCGCGACGTACCAGACGGGCGCGGCGCTGGGCGGCGGCACGGCGGCGAGCATCGCCACGGCCCTGTTCATCGCGTTCAATCGCGGCTCCCTCGGCATCGCCCTGTACTCCGGCGCCGCGTGCCTGGTCCTGGCGCTGTGCGTGCTCGGCCTCCGGGAGACGTACAAGGTCCGGACCAAGGATCTCGGCGAGAAGCCGGAGGACGTCCGCGCCTGA